One part of the Microbulbifer sp. THAF38 genome encodes these proteins:
- the cadR gene encoding Cd(II)/Pb(II)-responsive transcriptional regulator, whose protein sequence is MEYRIGEAAKRAGCKVETVRYYEQVGLLPQPSRSEGNYRLYSEEHLAQLRFIRHCRSLDMPLEDIRNLLTLRERPKEHCGEINALVDEHIDRVNSQMALLEQLRESLMALRSQCAGPGYTDSCEIVRELSHCECHDT, encoded by the coding sequence ATGGAGTACCGGATAGGGGAGGCCGCCAAGCGGGCAGGCTGTAAGGTGGAAACGGTACGCTACTACGAACAGGTGGGCCTGCTGCCGCAACCGTCCAGGTCCGAGGGCAACTACCGCCTTTACTCCGAAGAGCACTTGGCGCAGTTGCGCTTTATTCGCCACTGCCGTTCACTCGATATGCCCCTTGAGGATATACGCAATCTGTTAACGCTACGGGAGCGGCCGAAGGAGCATTGTGGTGAAATCAATGCCCTGGTCGATGAGCATATTGATAGGGTAAACAGCCAAATGGCATTGCTAGAACAGCTGCGTGAAAGTTTGATGGCCCTGCGCAGCCAGTGTGCCGGCCCCGGTTATACCGACTCCTGTGAGATTGTGCGGGAGCTCTCTCACTGTGAATGTCACGATACATAA
- a CDS encoding metallophosphoesterase: protein MRKLLRKSRILFLLILMVGFILAVWAFFAEPRSFRINEQTLRLDTWPAACSDLRVAVLADLHVGSPYKGMDSLRSLVRKVNASRPDLVLLPGDFVIQGVLGGSFVTPERAAEVLAGLKAPLGVFAVLGNHDWWLDPGRVARAFSEQGIPVLEDASTKIATEDCAFRLVGISDFWEGPHNIDQAMAAVEENALVMAFTHNPDIFPQIPQSIALTIAGHTHGGQVYLPMIGRPIVPSRYGQRYAIGHIVEEGKYLYVSPGVGTSILPVRFLVPPEVTLLTLMSAE from the coding sequence TTGAGAAAGCTGTTAAGAAAGTCTCGCATCCTATTTCTACTGATTCTGATGGTGGGTTTTATCCTCGCCGTTTGGGCATTTTTCGCCGAGCCCAGGAGTTTCCGAATCAATGAACAAACGCTACGCCTGGATACTTGGCCTGCCGCCTGTAGTGATTTAAGAGTTGCAGTATTGGCGGATTTGCATGTGGGTTCCCCCTACAAAGGGATGGATAGTCTGCGTTCATTGGTACGCAAAGTGAATGCCAGCCGGCCGGATCTGGTGCTGCTACCCGGAGATTTTGTGATTCAGGGTGTGCTCGGAGGCTCTTTTGTCACCCCTGAACGTGCTGCCGAGGTACTTGCCGGGCTTAAGGCGCCGTTGGGTGTCTTTGCCGTATTGGGCAATCACGACTGGTGGTTGGACCCCGGCCGGGTAGCGCGGGCATTTTCTGAGCAGGGAATCCCGGTGCTGGAGGATGCCTCCACCAAGATAGCCACAGAAGACTGTGCTTTCCGCTTAGTTGGCATCAGTGATTTTTGGGAGGGGCCACACAATATTGATCAAGCAATGGCCGCTGTTGAAGAAAATGCACTGGTCATGGCCTTCACCCATAACCCCGATATTTTTCCCCAGATACCGCAATCTATTGCTTTAACGATTGCCGGCCACACCCACGGTGGGCAGGTATATCTGCCAATGATTGGCCGCCCGATTGTGCCTTCCCGCTACGGGCAGCGCTATGCGATAGGCCATATCGTCGAAGAGGGTAAGTACCTGTATGTCAGCCCTGGGGTGGGCACCAGCATCCTGCCGGTGAGGTTTCTTGTACCGCCGGAAGTGACTCTGCTAACGCTTATGAGTGCTGAGTAA
- a CDS encoding thioesterase family protein — protein MITVRRKVLFGDCDPAGIVYTPRFSNFALEATHDALSDLFGGPAITTMQQRGFVTPVRAFNLEFLTPVTWDQELEIKVSVSRVGNQSFTLEVKAYLNPDQLAFTATITYVTLSVETKEKISLPEWLRSALSKSAAR, from the coding sequence ATGATAACCGTCAGACGCAAGGTTTTGTTTGGGGACTGCGATCCAGCGGGCATTGTCTATACCCCCAGGTTTTCGAACTTTGCCCTGGAAGCCACTCATGATGCACTGTCGGATCTTTTTGGTGGGCCGGCTATCACCACGATGCAGCAGCGGGGATTTGTGACCCCGGTGCGGGCCTTTAATTTGGAGTTTCTTACCCCGGTTACCTGGGATCAGGAGTTAGAAATAAAGGTCAGCGTATCCAGGGTCGGCAACCAATCTTTTACTCTTGAGGTGAAAGCCTACCTTAATCCCGACCAGCTGGCTTTTACTGCGACGATTACCTATGTCACCTTATCGGTTGAAACTAAGGAAAAAATAAGTCTACCTGAATGGCTGAGAAGTGCTCTGAGCAAATCTGCAGCGCGGTGA
- a CDS encoding HlyD family secretion protein produces MRTIRKHIRPDNMASEVRPHHSALGRRIYIGVLILFALGILRYLFGDLFILKGDGLVLRDYAAVEMGYITKVTAVEIDEGEAVKEGQLLLKIESMQLLERLADLSSRQANLIQISAEFTLLSETAKQLLVPAEHRKQEIEEILARINKLADKGFVSKITYQEVLRDNFEAGQELVKIQVESSTLDQKRKAVDAAIEVAGRAYKRLKEHYDDGQVHSPVTGIVGATIPSVGDVYREGEPLMQVYWGEPYVLAYMPRRYLLAIRPGMVVTLKSGRYKDKGVISELLPISDQLPEEFQNTFKPQERNQLAKIVLSDPEKFPLSEKVKVTLELNWKDIFVENFMD; encoded by the coding sequence ATGAGAACTATACGAAAACATATCCGCCCGGATAATATGGCCAGTGAGGTCCGCCCCCACCACAGCGCCTTAGGGCGGCGCATCTATATCGGGGTATTGATATTATTTGCCCTGGGCATTCTCCGCTATTTGTTTGGGGATTTGTTTATCCTGAAAGGGGATGGGCTGGTCCTCAGGGATTATGCGGCCGTAGAGATGGGTTACATTACTAAAGTGACCGCAGTGGAAATCGATGAGGGGGAGGCGGTTAAAGAGGGGCAACTACTCCTTAAAATAGAATCCATGCAATTGCTGGAGCGCCTGGCAGATCTCTCCAGCCGCCAAGCCAACCTGATACAAATTTCTGCCGAGTTTACCCTGCTTTCCGAGACTGCCAAGCAACTTCTGGTACCAGCAGAACACCGCAAGCAAGAGATAGAGGAAATCCTGGCGCGAATCAATAAGCTGGCCGACAAGGGTTTTGTCAGCAAGATTACCTATCAGGAGGTTCTCAGGGATAATTTTGAAGCAGGCCAGGAACTGGTGAAGATTCAGGTAGAGAGTTCCACACTAGACCAGAAAAGAAAGGCCGTAGATGCAGCGATTGAGGTAGCCGGTAGAGCGTACAAGAGGTTAAAAGAGCACTATGACGATGGCCAAGTACACAGCCCGGTGACAGGCATAGTCGGGGCTACGATTCCCTCCGTAGGGGATGTCTACAGGGAGGGGGAACCATTAATGCAAGTGTATTGGGGAGAACCCTATGTCCTTGCCTATATGCCCCGCCGCTATCTGCTCGCAATCCGGCCCGGGATGGTTGTCACCCTTAAGAGTGGGCGTTACAAAGACAAAGGTGTGATCTCTGAATTACTGCCAATTTCCGATCAGCTACCGGAAGAGTTTCAGAATACCTTCAAACCCCAAGAGCGCAACCAGCTCGCCAAAATTGTACTCTCAGACCCGGAAAAATTTCCTCTGTCTGAAAAAGTGAAAGTCACCCTGGAATTAAACTGGAAGGATATCTTTGTAGAGAATTTTATGGATTAG
- a CDS encoding glycosyltransferase family 2 protein: protein MWEQIHDGYYYLISQSYITLFLMLWVLVIFEIPRYLFSFFTALTFLRKKSEFEVDIESLGKVSVIIAGHNEEDAIEKCVRSLWEQSRPPNEIVVVSDGSTDGTRNILRRLLKERLIHGAHSTELRGGKSSAVNLGVRFCSGDIIINVDCDCSFDYHAIRNILYQFDDPKIGAASNSILVRNWGVNLITIFQAIEYSISISLGKHALLMLGQVTCASGAFSAFRKAALMQAGGWDSGGGEDLDITLRLRHYGWKIGFAADSICYTDVPTSLVALVRQRFRWERDAIRLRYRKYRHFINPLEHRIRPKELFHQFEFLLFNVIAILVLPIYLAWLFFTYGTNGWFVLIAAQMILMIMDIITFTLSALSTPKFKATPIWPYLLGYSILYVNLMRIVRLYSYTQEWIFKTSYTDTYSPSKVHRVRE, encoded by the coding sequence ATGTGGGAGCAAATTCACGACGGCTATTACTACCTGATCTCCCAGAGTTACATAACGCTATTTCTGATGCTCTGGGTGTTGGTTATTTTCGAGATTCCCCGCTATCTTTTTTCATTTTTTACTGCCTTAACATTTCTTCGAAAAAAATCGGAGTTTGAGGTAGATATAGAAAGCTTGGGCAAAGTGTCGGTAATTATTGCCGGGCATAACGAGGAAGATGCCATAGAGAAGTGTGTGCGCAGCTTATGGGAGCAGAGCCGCCCTCCCAATGAGATTGTAGTAGTGAGCGATGGCTCTACAGACGGCACAAGAAATATTTTACGTCGCTTATTAAAAGAAAGGCTTATTCATGGAGCACATTCAACAGAATTACGCGGAGGGAAGTCTTCTGCCGTAAATCTAGGGGTACGATTTTGTAGCGGAGATATCATTATAAATGTGGACTGCGACTGTTCCTTTGATTATCACGCAATCAGGAATATCTTATATCAATTTGACGACCCGAAAATAGGGGCAGCATCTAACAGTATCCTAGTGCGCAACTGGGGAGTGAACCTAATTACAATATTTCAAGCCATTGAATATAGTATTAGCATCAGCCTTGGAAAACACGCATTGCTTATGTTAGGGCAGGTAACCTGCGCCTCGGGGGCTTTCAGTGCATTTAGAAAAGCAGCTCTCATGCAAGCTGGCGGCTGGGATTCCGGCGGAGGGGAGGACCTGGATATCACATTGCGCTTACGCCATTATGGCTGGAAAATTGGATTTGCAGCCGATTCTATTTGTTATACCGATGTTCCCACCAGTCTGGTAGCGCTGGTTCGGCAGCGGTTTCGCTGGGAGCGGGACGCTATCCGCCTGCGTTACAGAAAATACCGCCACTTTATCAACCCTCTTGAACACCGCATTAGACCCAAAGAGTTATTCCACCAATTTGAGTTCCTGCTCTTTAATGTAATCGCCATCTTGGTGCTACCAATTTATCTGGCCTGGCTATTTTTTACCTATGGAACTAACGGGTGGTTTGTTTTAATAGCAGCCCAGATGATCCTTATGATAATGGACATTATTACCTTCACTCTAAGCGCTCTCTCCACACCAAAATTTAAGGCAACCCCCATTTGGCCTTACCTGCTGGGGTACAGTATTTTGTACGTTAACCTGATGCGCATTGTCCGGCTCTATTCTTACACTCAAGAGTGGATATTTAAAACCTCCTATACCGACACCTATTCACCTTCGAAAGTGCATCGTGTTCGGGAGTAA
- a CDS encoding glycosyltransferase, which yields MMETVHDGFTFLFAQSRGALFIMFWIVIFLELPRYIFSFFTAVFFFSSRIEKEVDLEKIGKISVIIAGHNEEESIEKCVHSLWAQSVKPYEIIVVSDGSTDGTRKVMSSLLTRGLIQGAHATELRGGKASALNLGIRFCTGDIVITVDCDCSFEHHTMKEVLLPFEDPKVGVVSGNVFVRNPHDNLLTAFQTIEYIVSISLGRHALAMIRQMCCASGAYSGFRKTAIDQIGGFDSGGGEDLDITFRLRNYGWDIAFAPEAICYTDVPTNILTLIRQRLRWERDAVRLRYRKYNHFINPLKRRIKFEEFFHQFEFLIFNVIAAIALPIYLVWLFVSYGSNAWFILIGAQIVLIMLDCLTFALAAYATYKFSTFPLWPFLIGYSILYVNLMRVVRLYAYVQEWIFKTSYADSFAPSKVHKVRE from the coding sequence ATGATGGAGACAGTGCATGACGGCTTCACCTTCCTGTTCGCACAGAGCCGGGGCGCTCTGTTTATCATGTTCTGGATTGTGATTTTTCTGGAGCTCCCACGTTATATCTTCTCGTTTTTTACTGCGGTTTTCTTTTTCAGTTCGAGGATTGAGAAAGAGGTGGACCTGGAAAAAATCGGCAAAATTTCGGTCATTATTGCCGGTCATAACGAGGAGGAATCGATTGAGAAATGTGTGCACAGTCTCTGGGCCCAGAGCGTCAAACCCTATGAAATTATTGTGGTCAGCGATGGCTCCACCGATGGAACCAGAAAAGTCATGTCCAGCCTGCTCACCAGGGGACTTATTCAGGGGGCCCATGCGACAGAGCTTAGAGGTGGCAAGGCCTCCGCCCTAAACCTGGGAATACGCTTTTGCACCGGCGATATCGTCATCACCGTAGACTGTGATTGCTCCTTTGAACACCACACTATGAAGGAAGTGTTACTCCCCTTTGAAGACCCCAAAGTAGGCGTGGTATCCGGTAATGTCTTTGTGCGCAACCCCCACGACAACCTACTTACCGCCTTTCAAACCATCGAATACATTGTCAGTATTTCCCTGGGCAGGCATGCGCTGGCCATGATCCGCCAGATGTGCTGCGCCTCCGGTGCCTACAGCGGGTTCCGAAAAACCGCAATTGACCAGATTGGTGGCTTTGACTCCGGTGGTGGGGAAGACCTGGATATTACCTTCCGTCTGCGCAACTACGGCTGGGATATCGCCTTCGCCCCAGAGGCGATCTGCTATACCGATGTACCCACCAATATCCTGACCCTAATTCGGCAGCGGCTGCGCTGGGAGCGGGATGCGGTGCGTTTGCGTTACCGCAAGTACAACCACTTTATCAATCCTCTTAAGCGCCGAATAAAATTCGAAGAGTTCTTTCACCAGTTTGAGTTTTTGATTTTTAATGTGATCGCTGCAATCGCTTTACCGATCTATTTGGTCTGGCTGTTTGTGAGTTACGGCAGTAATGCCTGGTTTATTCTAATTGGTGCCCAAATAGTACTCATCATGCTGGATTGCCTTACCTTTGCTCTCGCGGCCTATGCCACCTACAAATTCAGTACTTTTCCACTCTGGCCCTTTCTTATTGGCTACAGCATCCTCTATGTCAACTTAATGCGTGTAGTGCGGCTCTATGCCTATGTACAGGAGTGGATCTTCAAAACTTCCTACGCGGATTCTTTCGCCCCTTCAAAAGTACACAAGGTGAGGGAATAG
- a CDS encoding thiolase family protein: MRDVAIVAYCRTAIAKARRGALNQTHGIPMAAHVIKEAINRSALDPQEVEDVVLGCGLPEGATGHNIARNAALFAGCGSGVPGITINRYCGSGLNAASIVANRIAAGEMQIGVAGGVESISLVQFSLNLNHFVYEPLQQQIPAVWWTMIQTADFVANKFAISRQAQDAYVVESQKRVAEAHKAGKFAEEIAPFETVMSVLDKGSGQVSEKTVLLAEDEGPRPGTTLEGLSALEPVNAGGTVTAGNASQLSDGAAAVVMMDAELAAKKNLPILGLFRGMQLAAVAPEEMSIAVAPAIKRLMTHHNLSMGEIDLWELHEAFAVTTLYNQAELDTPWDITNVNGGAIALGHPYGMSGIRYLGSSLLELGRRDAHKAIIGVCTAGGMATAAYLER, encoded by the coding sequence ATGCGAGATGTCGCCATTGTCGCCTACTGTAGAACCGCTATCGCCAAGGCGAGACGCGGCGCCTTGAATCAAACTCACGGCATTCCAATGGCGGCACACGTCATCAAGGAAGCAATAAACAGATCAGCCTTGGACCCGCAGGAAGTGGAAGATGTGGTGCTGGGCTGTGGACTACCGGAAGGAGCAACCGGCCACAATATTGCGCGCAATGCCGCCCTCTTTGCCGGCTGTGGCAGCGGGGTGCCCGGTATCACCATTAACCGCTATTGCGGCTCGGGCCTGAATGCGGCCTCAATCGTGGCGAATCGTATCGCCGCCGGGGAAATGCAGATCGGCGTTGCCGGTGGGGTGGAAAGTATCAGCCTCGTCCAGTTCAGCCTGAACCTGAATCACTTTGTCTATGAACCCCTGCAGCAGCAAATCCCCGCGGTCTGGTGGACCATGATCCAAACTGCAGATTTCGTCGCCAACAAATTTGCCATCAGCCGGCAGGCACAAGATGCCTATGTGGTGGAATCGCAAAAAAGAGTGGCAGAAGCCCACAAAGCGGGGAAATTTGCCGAGGAGATCGCCCCCTTTGAGACGGTCATGTCGGTATTGGATAAAGGAAGCGGTCAGGTCTCAGAAAAGACCGTACTACTTGCGGAAGACGAAGGCCCCCGCCCCGGTACCACGCTTGAAGGCTTATCGGCTCTGGAACCGGTCAATGCCGGCGGTACCGTCACCGCGGGCAACGCCTCACAGCTCTCTGACGGAGCCGCAGCGGTCGTCATGATGGATGCCGAGCTGGCTGCAAAAAAGAACTTGCCTATCCTGGGCCTGTTCCGCGGCATGCAGCTTGCTGCTGTGGCCCCCGAGGAGATGAGTATTGCCGTGGCGCCAGCTATCAAGCGCTTGATGACGCATCACAACCTCTCGATGGGCGAGATAGATCTGTGGGAGCTACACGAAGCCTTTGCCGTTACCACGCTCTATAACCAAGCGGAACTGGACACCCCGTGGGATATTACCAACGTGAATGGTGGTGCTATTGCCCTGGGGCATCCCTACGGCATGTCCGGTATTCGCTATTTGGGCTCTTCCCTGTTGGAGCTCGGGCGCAGAGATGCGCACAAAGCGATTATTGGAGTCTGTACCGCTGGTGGCATGGCTACTGCGGCTTATCTGGAGCGCTAA
- a CDS encoding alkaline phosphatase, producing the protein MTVSRRTFVQAMGLALLTPFTVRSLASSSSETYARFNLSGSPSGYDIDQDGLIFDLSVASGDPSQTGVVLWTHINPAAFVPGQTLYLDVALDESFTQPVMSAEIHAEDISADRDYTVNIDLEGYLSPNQRYYYRFKYGTLCSRTGRCHTLPTGGLESIKMAVVTCQDYTTGYYNAYNHLADEDVHCVLHLGDFIYEYAQYEGFEDAIVHPLSLPSGAKVAMDLEDYRHIYREYRKDKNLQRAMERHSFIITWDDHETADNAYWDYDRDTLGVPSHPYQTGDNNPEQLRQLRRDAQQAWIEYVPARVKVDEAASHAFDYLQIYRSFQFGDLVDLYMTDSRTYRTKEPCKDGTAWQNYWCTDYEKKSQTMLGKTQRDWLIDGIVNSNARWKVWGNQTLLAQLAGTALGQPLVFANYDAWDGYQWEREKILSSVKDSNVDNFVVLTGDLHTSIASYLKVNFNKVSNWNYDNLVGIELMTPSISSPNMNDTVERGRDVGAVFTSLLNGGVQVNNPHIKDFVSDIYGYAVIEFNHSELNWTVYNIDKKSDNPSTKKKTYKKFNYEPEGMWLTEK; encoded by the coding sequence ATGACCGTCTCTCGTCGCACATTCGTTCAGGCAATGGGGCTTGCGCTGCTCACACCATTTACCGTCCGCTCCTTAGCGTCCAGCAGTAGCGAAACCTACGCACGTTTTAATCTGAGCGGCAGTCCATCGGGCTATGACATCGATCAGGATGGCCTGATTTTCGATTTGTCCGTGGCTTCGGGCGATCCCAGCCAAACGGGTGTGGTGCTCTGGACCCATATCAACCCAGCCGCCTTTGTGCCCGGTCAAACGCTGTATTTAGATGTGGCCCTGGATGAGTCATTTACCCAGCCGGTGATGAGCGCCGAGATCCATGCCGAGGATATCAGTGCGGATCGCGACTACACCGTGAACATTGATCTGGAAGGCTATCTGTCTCCCAACCAGCGTTACTACTATCGCTTTAAGTACGGCACCTTATGTAGCCGCACCGGGCGCTGCCATACCCTGCCGACCGGCGGGCTGGAAAGTATCAAGATGGCGGTGGTGACCTGCCAGGATTACACCACGGGTTATTACAACGCCTACAACCATCTGGCAGATGAAGACGTGCACTGTGTATTGCACCTGGGTGACTTTATCTATGAGTACGCGCAGTACGAAGGTTTTGAGGATGCTATTGTCCATCCCCTGAGCCTGCCTTCCGGTGCGAAGGTGGCTATGGACCTCGAAGACTATCGTCATATTTACCGGGAATACCGCAAGGATAAAAACCTGCAGCGGGCGATGGAGAGGCATTCCTTTATCATCACCTGGGATGATCACGAAACTGCAGACAACGCCTACTGGGATTACGATCGCGATACCCTCGGCGTACCATCCCATCCCTACCAAACCGGTGACAACAACCCCGAGCAATTGCGTCAGCTGCGCCGGGATGCACAGCAAGCCTGGATTGAGTATGTGCCGGCGCGCGTGAAGGTCGATGAAGCGGCCAGCCATGCTTTTGACTACCTGCAGATCTATCGCTCTTTCCAGTTTGGTGACCTGGTCGATTTATATATGACCGATAGCCGCACCTACCGTACCAAGGAGCCCTGCAAAGACGGCACCGCCTGGCAAAACTATTGGTGCACCGACTACGAAAAGAAATCCCAGACCATGCTGGGTAAAACCCAGCGCGACTGGTTAATTGATGGCATCGTCAATTCAAATGCGCGCTGGAAAGTCTGGGGCAACCAGACCCTGTTGGCGCAACTGGCCGGCACTGCTCTCGGCCAGCCGTTAGTTTTTGCCAATTACGATGCCTGGGATGGCTACCAGTGGGAGCGTGAAAAAATTCTCTCCAGTGTTAAAGACAGCAATGTCGATAATTTTGTTGTGTTGACCGGAGACCTGCACACCAGTATCGCCTCTTACCTGAAGGTAAACTTCAATAAGGTCAGCAACTGGAACTACGATAACCTGGTGGGCATTGAACTGATGACCCCATCAATCTCATCGCCGAATATGAACGATACGGTGGAAAGAGGGCGCGATGTGGGTGCTGTATTTACTTCACTGCTCAATGGCGGAGTGCAGGTGAATAACCCTCACATCAAGGATTTCGTCAGCGATATCTATGGTTATGCGGTGATTGAGTTCAACCACAGCGAGTTGAATTGGACTGTCTATAACATCGACAAAAAGTCGGACAACCCGTCCACCAAGAAAAAGACCTATAAAAAGTTCAACTACGAACCCGAAGGCATGTGGCTGACGGAGAAATAG
- a CDS encoding aldehyde dehydrogenase family protein — MLQKAYPYYLANEAVYANTELEVTDKYSGEVATRVAMADAKVIDSAIDWALLAEKPMAALPPYKRQQVLDHCVQRFQTRFEELAEALCVEAGKPIHDSRGEVSRLIDTFRVAAEEAVRINGEIMNLEISKRSAGYRGFVKRVPVGACSFISPFNFPLNLAAHKVAPAIAAGCPFVLKPASRTPIGALIIAEVLAETDLPKGAFSVLPCHREGADLFTVDDRFKLLSFTGSPAVGWDLKARAGRKKVILELGGNAACVIDRDTDLEDAVERLIFGAFYQSGQSCIGVQRIYGHSSLYEDLKARLLERTKKLKKGDPKSEQTFIGPMISEGEATRLHNWIKEGVEQGGTLLCGGNRDGAMLEPTLMENVPSDCNVVQQEAFGPVAILEPFDDFDEVLKKVNDSAFGLQAGIFTRDLYRAQKAWDTLEVGGVVIGDVPSWRVDNMPYGGVKDSGLGREGVRWAIQDMTEERLMVVRTLPS, encoded by the coding sequence ATGTTACAGAAAGCATATCCCTACTACCTGGCCAACGAAGCCGTCTATGCCAATACCGAGCTGGAGGTGACAGATAAGTACTCCGGCGAGGTGGCAACACGGGTTGCCATGGCGGATGCCAAGGTGATCGACAGCGCTATCGATTGGGCCCTGCTGGCAGAAAAGCCCATGGCTGCGCTGCCCCCCTACAAGCGCCAGCAAGTTTTGGATCATTGCGTACAGCGCTTTCAGACAAGATTCGAAGAGCTGGCCGAGGCCCTGTGTGTTGAAGCGGGTAAACCGATTCACGATTCCCGCGGGGAAGTCTCTCGTTTGATTGATACTTTCCGAGTGGCGGCAGAAGAGGCCGTGCGTATCAATGGCGAGATTATGAATCTCGAAATCTCCAAGCGCAGCGCGGGTTACCGGGGGTTTGTTAAGCGTGTTCCCGTGGGGGCCTGCTCTTTTATTTCACCGTTCAATTTTCCACTTAACCTCGCGGCCCATAAAGTGGCTCCAGCCATTGCCGCCGGCTGCCCCTTTGTGCTCAAGCCCGCGAGTAGAACACCCATTGGTGCCCTGATTATTGCAGAGGTGCTTGCGGAGACCGATCTGCCCAAGGGTGCCTTCTCGGTGCTGCCCTGTCATCGCGAAGGTGCTGACCTGTTTACCGTGGATGATCGCTTTAAATTACTCAGCTTCACCGGCTCTCCTGCCGTTGGTTGGGATTTGAAAGCCAGGGCAGGGCGCAAGAAAGTGATTTTAGAGTTGGGCGGCAATGCTGCCTGTGTGATCGATCGTGATACCGACCTGGAGGATGCGGTAGAGCGCTTAATCTTTGGGGCTTTTTATCAATCGGGCCAGAGCTGTATCGGAGTGCAAAGAATTTATGGGCACTCCAGCTTGTATGAAGATCTGAAGGCGCGCTTGCTGGAGCGCACCAAGAAGCTTAAAAAAGGCGATCCAAAATCCGAGCAGACTTTTATCGGGCCAATGATTTCCGAAGGCGAAGCGACAAGATTGCATAACTGGATTAAAGAAGGGGTTGAGCAGGGGGGCACACTCCTATGCGGTGGCAACCGCGATGGCGCCATGCTTGAGCCAACGTTAATGGAGAATGTTCCCAGTGACTGCAACGTAGTGCAGCAGGAAGCTTTTGGTCCTGTCGCAATACTGGAGCCTTTTGATGATTTCGATGAGGTGCTGAAGAAGGTCAACGACAGCGCATTTGGTTTACAGGCCGGGATCTTCACCCGTGATTTGTATAGAGCCCAAAAAGCTTGGGACACCCTGGAAGTGGGCGGCGTAGTGATTGGTGATGTGCCCAGTTGGCGGGTAGACAATATGCCCTACGGTGGCGTGAAAGATTCAGGCTTGGGACGAGAGGGGGTACGTTGGGCTATTCAGGATATGACGGAGGAGCGGTTGATGGTGGTGCGCACATTGCCTTCTTAA
- a CDS encoding helix-turn-helix transcriptional regulator, with protein sequence MGIDEVAKALKELGHPTRLLIYKKIVKAGNPGIPVGSIQEQLDIPGSTLSHHIASLVSAGLITQRRESRTLYCVAEYQRLVGVINFLQDECCNDDLAGQADNCSKPE encoded by the coding sequence ATGGGAATTGATGAGGTAGCCAAAGCTTTAAAAGAGCTGGGTCACCCGACCCGGTTATTAATCTATAAAAAGATTGTTAAAGCAGGTAACCCTGGGATTCCCGTGGGTAGCATCCAGGAGCAGCTCGACATCCCTGGGTCCACTTTATCTCACCATATCGCGAGCTTGGTCTCTGCCGGTTTGATCACTCAGCGGCGCGAGAGTCGCACTCTGTATTGTGTGGCTGAATATCAGCGCTTAGTGGGAGTTATCAATTTTTTACAAGATGAATGTTGTAATGATGACCTTGCAGGCCAGGCCGATAACTGTAGTAAGCCGGAGTGA